The following proteins come from a genomic window of Aquimarina sp. MAR_2010_214:
- a CDS encoding AI-2E family transporter, producing MNSKTIAYGILRAVTIIIGVLGLLWFLYKIQSVLIYIAFASVISLMGRPLVLFLKKKLKFKNSLAVITTLLIVIGLFMSIFMLFVPIISEQGQLIGEIDINKLGDDLNRLNQEVSNYFKVERLNFVELIKQTDLMQFLDLKIIPNAINSFLSGFGAVLIGLFSVLFISFFLLKDSLLLENSLLVLAKKEDESRFMRAFTKIKDLLSRYFVGLLLQVVILFILYTILLLIFGVHNAIAVALIAAICNLIPYIGPLFGGVFMIILAITSNLGYDFQTVILPKLTYILIGYLIIQLIDNFLNQPLIFGNSVKSHPLEIFLAILIFGLLFGIGGLIVAVPFYTAIKVIAKEFLSEYKIVKTLTKDL from the coding sequence ATGAATTCAAAAACAATTGCATACGGAATCTTAAGAGCAGTCACTATTATTATCGGTGTTCTGGGATTGCTGTGGTTTCTCTACAAAATACAATCTGTTCTTATATACATTGCCTTTGCTTCTGTAATTTCTTTAATGGGTAGACCATTAGTGTTGTTTCTTAAAAAGAAACTGAAATTTAAAAACTCATTGGCAGTAATCACCACATTACTAATTGTTATAGGGCTATTTATGAGTATTTTCATGTTGTTTGTTCCTATCATTAGTGAACAAGGACAGCTAATTGGTGAAATTGACATCAATAAATTGGGGGATGATCTTAATAGACTTAACCAGGAAGTAAGTAACTACTTTAAGGTAGAAAGACTAAATTTTGTAGAACTGATCAAGCAAACCGATCTGATGCAATTTTTAGATTTAAAAATTATTCCTAATGCCATTAATTCGTTTTTAAGTGGTTTCGGAGCTGTTTTAATTGGTTTATTCTCTGTGCTTTTTATTTCTTTCTTTTTATTGAAAGATAGTCTTCTTCTTGAAAATAGCTTATTAGTACTTGCCAAAAAAGAGGATGAAAGCAGGTTTATGAGGGCATTTACCAAAATTAAAGATTTACTCTCACGATACTTTGTTGGTTTATTATTACAGGTAGTTATTCTCTTTATCTTATACACCATACTCCTATTGATATTTGGGGTTCATAATGCCATTGCAGTGGCTCTAATCGCAGCAATTTGTAACCTCATTCCATATATTGGTCCTTTATTTGGTGGTGTATTTATGATTATACTAGCAATCACCAGTAATTTAGGATATGATTTCCAAACTGTGATTTTACCTAAACTCACCTATATTTTGATTGGGTATCTGATTATTCAATTAATTGATAATTTCTTAAACCAGCCCTTAATTTTTGGAAACAGTGTAAAATCTCATCCCTTAGAGATCTTTTTGGCCATTCTTATTTTTGGATTACTTTTTGGTATCGGAGGACTTATCGTTGCGGTACCTTTTTATACTGCAATCAAAGTAATTGCCAAAGAATTTCTTTCGGAATATAAAATTGTAAAAACACTTACCAAAGATCTCTAA
- a CDS encoding TrmH family RNA methyltransferase, with amino-acid sequence MSEQLHHHNNRFLKNQFPITLVCDRVNSPANIGSIFRIADSFGIEQIYFCGKDITVISKRMQRTARATHEMIPHHQTEDIIDTLQQFKSEGYTILALEITDTSIPVAEYKPSSQEKIVLVIGEENFGVANEVLALAKHSLHINMYGNNSSMNVATATGIALYEITKQMNSKK; translated from the coding sequence ATGTCTGAGCAATTACACCACCATAATAATCGGTTTTTAAAAAATCAATTCCCGATAACCCTTGTATGTGATCGGGTGAATTCACCTGCCAATATTGGAAGTATATTTAGAATTGCAGATAGTTTTGGCATAGAGCAAATCTATTTTTGTGGTAAGGATATTACCGTAATTAGCAAGCGTATGCAACGTACAGCAAGAGCTACACATGAGATGATACCTCATCATCAAACAGAAGACATTATTGATACCCTACAGCAATTTAAATCTGAAGGGTATACCATTCTGGCATTAGAAATTACTGATACAAGTATTCCTGTTGCTGAATATAAACCTTCTTCCCAGGAAAAAATAGTACTCGTGATCGGTGAAGAAAATTTTGGAGTAGCTAATGAAGTTTTGGCATTAGCAAAACACAGTTTACATATTAATATGTACGGTAATAATAGTAGTATGAATGTTGCAACTGCAACAGGGATTGCTTTATATGAAATCACAAAACAAATGAATAGTAAAAAATAA
- a CDS encoding DUF4159 domain-containing protein, which translates to MIKLTGYIFFFLVTISIYGQDIAILQYKGGGDWYSNPTALPNLITFCNQNINTAIPAKPKTVKPESVDIFQYPYIHMTGHGNVFFTDVDAKNLRNYLLSGGFLHIDDNYGMEPYIRKELIKVFPDKELVELPVTHPLFSSKYNFPQGLPKVHEHDGKQPQAFGIIHENRLILLFTFESDLGDGWENPEVHNDPEEVRTKALKMGANIIKYAFEN; encoded by the coding sequence ATGATAAAACTTACTGGATATATCTTCTTTTTTTTGGTAACCATATCAATTTATGGACAGGACATCGCTATTTTACAATATAAAGGAGGTGGTGATTGGTACAGTAATCCTACGGCTCTTCCTAATCTTATTACATTTTGTAATCAAAATATTAATACTGCAATACCTGCTAAGCCTAAAACGGTAAAACCAGAGAGTGTTGATATATTTCAGTATCCATATATTCATATGACAGGGCATGGTAATGTGTTTTTCACAGATGTAGATGCCAAAAATTTAAGAAATTATCTATTAAGCGGTGGTTTTTTACATATTGATGATAATTACGGCATGGAGCCATATATTAGAAAAGAACTGATTAAAGTTTTTCCTGATAAAGAGCTGGTAGAATTACCTGTTACGCATCCGCTCTTTTCTTCAAAATATAATTTCCCGCAAGGATTGCCCAAAGTCCATGAGCATGATGGAAAACAACCACAGGCATTTGGGATTATCCACGAAAATCGCCTGATACTATTATTCACTTTCGAAAGTGACTTGGGTGATGGCTGGGAAAACCCTGAAGTACATAACGATCCTGAAGAAGTTCGTACCAAAGCACTAAAAATGGGGGCTAATATTATTAAATACGCTTTTGAAAATTAA
- a CDS encoding thioredoxin family protein has protein sequence MLQKLMMLLTLIVLIPVNAQEGNKSAIVLELFTSQGCSSCPPADELLENIKKKHKDQNVVVLSYHVDYWNRLGWKDPFSTSMFSDYQKSYAEQFNSRSIYTPQLVVNGSEHFTGSDHYKADIALKKYSKASANSTILIKDIRQEPSHIVFNYKVDGESFNTITLALVVSERITNIPRGENRDRTLKNTNIVANRMVQKEESGNISMTIPDWISENDELSIIAYTQDKTLKMTGATKLTLLK, from the coding sequence ATGTTACAGAAGCTTATGATGCTATTAACGCTTATTGTTTTGATACCTGTAAATGCTCAGGAAGGCAATAAATCAGCTATAGTATTAGAATTGTTTACCTCACAAGGCTGTAGTAGCTGTCCACCGGCAGATGAATTACTTGAGAATATTAAGAAAAAACACAAAGATCAAAATGTAGTTGTGCTATCCTATCATGTCGATTATTGGAATAGATTGGGATGGAAAGATCCATTTAGTACATCAATGTTTAGTGATTATCAAAAAAGTTATGCAGAACAATTTAACAGCAGATCTATTTATACTCCGCAATTGGTGGTGAATGGAAGTGAGCATTTTACAGGGTCTGATCATTATAAAGCAGATATAGCTTTAAAAAAATATTCAAAAGCTAGTGCTAATTCTACTATTTTGATAAAAGATATACGACAAGAACCTTCTCATATTGTTTTTAATTATAAGGTAGATGGTGAGTCATTCAATACGATTACATTGGCTTTGGTAGTTTCAGAGCGTATTACAAATATACCGAGAGGTGAAAACCGGGATAGGACATTAAAAAACACCAATATCGTAGCGAACCGTATGGTTCAAAAAGAAGAGTCAGGTAATATATCTATGACCATTCCTGATTGGATTTCAGAAAATGATGAATTATCTATAATCGCATATACACAAGATAAAACTTTAAAAATGACAGGAGCTACAAAATTGACTCTTCTTAAATGA
- a CDS encoding DinB family protein — protein MTNEVMEIKDIDGFLGYYARIKDRTRRLFEYIPTENIEWTTGKGKFTIGDIIRHLALTERLMYVENVQLRPSLYTGCGESYAKGYQKTINLYNELHLESVEILSQLKPEDLIEKCETPGGHKITIWKLLRAMVEHEIHHRGVLYTYLALLEIKTPPIFGLTSEEVIQKR, from the coding sequence TTGACCAATGAAGTTATGGAAATAAAGGATATAGATGGTTTTCTTGGGTATTATGCTAGGATAAAAGACCGTACAAGGAGGTTATTTGAATATATTCCAACCGAAAACATAGAATGGACAACGGGTAAAGGAAAATTTACTATTGGTGATATCATACGACACCTGGCACTTACAGAAAGGTTGATGTATGTCGAAAATGTTCAACTAAGACCTAGTTTATATACAGGTTGCGGAGAAAGTTATGCAAAAGGATATCAAAAGACAATTAATTTGTATAATGAACTCCATCTCGAATCGGTAGAAATTCTTTCACAGCTTAAGCCCGAAGATTTAATCGAAAAATGTGAAACACCAGGAGGCCACAAAATAACAATATGGAAATTATTAAGAGCTATGGTAGAGCATGAAATCCATCACAGAGGAGTATTATATACATACCTAGCACTATTAGAGATAAAGACTCCACCTATATTTGGATTAACCTCAGAAGAAGTAATACAAAAAAGATAA
- a CDS encoding sigma-70 family RNA polymerase sigma factor has protein sequence MQFESIWKEYEKPLLNFIKTKVNDDNIGEDIVQEVGIKLHTAIHKNESINNYKSWLFQVTRNTIADYYRKNKIPTTIIKDQPEVTETSISNACVCDLSGFVIQNYLPKQYAEALYLSDIEQKPQKEIAKILDLSLTATKSRIQRGRKKLKELVTDCIEISYNTKGQITGFLLKNDCELPPELITEMGKINLIV, from the coding sequence ATGCAATTCGAGAGTATCTGGAAAGAGTATGAAAAACCGTTATTAAATTTCATTAAGACAAAAGTTAATGATGATAATATTGGAGAGGATATAGTACAGGAGGTAGGTATAAAGCTGCATACTGCCATACACAAAAACGAGAGCATCAATAATTACAAATCCTGGCTTTTTCAAGTAACAAGAAATACGATTGCAGATTATTACAGAAAAAATAAAATACCAACCACAATTATAAAAGATCAACCAGAGGTTACTGAGACATCAATATCTAATGCTTGTGTGTGCGATTTGTCGGGTTTTGTTATTCAGAATTATCTTCCGAAGCAATATGCAGAAGCGCTCTATCTAAGTGATATTGAACAAAAACCTCAAAAAGAAATTGCCAAAATTTTAGACCTGAGTTTAACCGCTACTAAGTCAAGAATACAAAGAGGACGGAAAAAACTAAAAGAATTAGTGACCGATTGTATAGAAATATCATACAATACTAAAGGGCAGATAACAGGGTTTCTACTCAAAAATGATTGCGAATTACCACCAGAGTTGATAACTGAGATGGGGAAAATAAATTTAATTGTATAA
- a CDS encoding sterol desaturase family protein, which yields MKQNKILSILAVPALLLITGVIASLTISKSWSFEISSYIVFLFTAIYILIFEKIIPLKTDWKTKQDNLAIDVKHFIFSTALFDALGKTVSLSFVLYCQQNFFKPSEIWDDVPFILTFVVANIIGEFLPYFYHRMSHIGNRKSILSLLLWKIHSIHHLPTSLNWFKTNWIHPINIFLNTVFKMIPLLLLGFSEEIIFLVGVTHVVIAYISHANIKTKTGFLDYLIVTPQIHHFHHSKLLHEARNFGNILPYWDLAFGTYYNREGEADDVGIIENHMSYPKQKNYLQQLLFPFKRVFKECCQVK from the coding sequence ATGAAACAAAATAAAATCTTATCCATTTTAGCCGTTCCCGCTCTACTATTAATAACCGGTGTAATTGCATCCTTAACGATTAGTAAGAGTTGGAGTTTTGAAATATCGTCTTATATCGTCTTTCTTTTTACGGCAATTTATATTTTAATATTCGAAAAAATCATTCCTTTAAAAACCGATTGGAAAACTAAACAAGATAATCTGGCAATAGATGTAAAGCACTTTATATTTTCGACAGCATTATTTGATGCGTTAGGAAAAACAGTATCACTGTCTTTTGTTCTATATTGTCAACAAAATTTCTTTAAACCATCAGAAATATGGGATGACGTTCCTTTCATACTAACATTTGTGGTCGCAAATATAATAGGAGAATTTTTGCCTTATTTCTACCATAGAATGAGTCATATAGGAAATCGTAAATCAATACTAAGTTTGTTACTTTGGAAAATACATTCGATTCATCATTTACCAACTTCATTAAACTGGTTTAAAACCAACTGGATACATCCAATTAATATCTTTCTAAATACTGTCTTCAAAATGATACCACTTTTGCTTTTAGGATTTTCTGAAGAAATTATCTTTTTGGTAGGAGTTACACATGTAGTTATAGCATATATTTCTCATGCCAATATTAAAACCAAAACAGGTTTTTTGGATTATCTGATTGTAACTCCACAGATACATCATTTTCATCATAGCAAATTATTACACGAGGCCAGAAACTTTGGAAATATTCTTCCCTATTGGGATTTGGCTTTCGGAACATATTATAATCGTGAAGGTGAAGCAGACGATGTAGGGATTATAGAAAATCATATGTCATATCCAAAACAGAAAAACTACCTGCAACAGTTATTATTTCCATTTAAGCGAGTTTTTAAGGAGTGTTGCCAAGTGAAATAA
- a CDS encoding DinB family protein — MEIPDIIQQFNHLLERGTELMKNSSENELRFKPLPDKWSKKEILGHLIDSGINNLQRFTEIQFENKPYKIRKYNQNELVNANHYNEANSDEILGFWLAINERIKKIIELQDEYTLAYQIEISEREKSDLKFLIEDYVNHMEHHLDQIVKSHN, encoded by the coding sequence ATGGAAATACCTGATATAATACAGCAATTTAATCATCTACTGGAAAGAGGAACAGAACTTATGAAAAACAGTAGTGAAAATGAACTTAGGTTCAAACCTTTACCAGATAAATGGTCGAAAAAAGAGATTTTAGGCCATCTGATAGATTCTGGAATAAATAACCTGCAAAGATTTACAGAAATTCAATTTGAAAACAAACCCTACAAAATTCGAAAGTATAATCAAAATGAACTCGTTAATGCCAATCATTATAATGAAGCTAATTCTGATGAAATATTAGGTTTTTGGTTAGCTATTAATGAGCGAATTAAGAAAATAATCGAATTGCAGGATGAGTATACTTTGGCTTATCAAATTGAAATTAGTGAAAGAGAAAAATCTGATTTAAAGTTTTTGATTGAAGATTATGTAAATCATATGGAACATCATTTAGATCAAATTGTAAAATCACATAATTAA
- a CDS encoding DUF1801 domain-containing protein codes for MNTNDQFYFDKNEPNKSCLLTMRDIIFNQDKNITETRKYGMPCFCYKGKMFCYLWVDKKTNEPYFLMVEGKHLDHPQLETGDRARMKIFRIDPNNDLPISTINLILNQALDLYRNGIILIAKK; via the coding sequence ATGAATACTAACGACCAATTTTATTTTGATAAGAATGAGCCCAACAAAAGCTGTTTGTTGACTATGCGTGATATTATTTTTAATCAAGATAAAAATATTACCGAAACACGTAAATATGGGATGCCATGTTTTTGTTATAAAGGAAAAATGTTCTGTTACTTATGGGTCGATAAAAAAACTAATGAGCCTTATTTCCTTATGGTAGAAGGAAAACATCTTGATCATCCCCAATTAGAAACAGGAGATCGCGCAAGAATGAAAATTTTTAGAATAGACCCAAATAATGACCTACCGATATCTACAATCAATTTAATTTTAAATCAGGCATTAGATTTATATAGAAATGGAATTATTTTAATTGCTAAGAAATAA
- a CDS encoding esterase-like activity of phytase family protein: MIQVVKRVFLIVLICWCCSSNTNDAVPGADDKPTPILPVNEQNTISALEYIDESVLADQEINGVPIGGFSGIDYQNGKWYIICDTSTPPIRYYEADIIYTKDGFTSVGITAMVEIKDDTGTPLTQGVVDPEAIRFDPVTKTIVYTSEGSITNGVDPALIEIAPEGSQIKSFTLPDNFKVNTVNDLSGPRHNGVLEGLSLGFENKGYWISFELPLIEDGPEPTTTDTQSPVRVTYINKTSGIAERQFAYELDPVAREATLGTTFEVNGLVEILEYDTNKFLALERSFSTGYIDGGNTVKIYKVDATNATNTLSIDALTAVSYTTATKTLLFTFDSIRNQLTNNTVDNLEGFSFGPKLKDGSRTIVVISDNNFNSFFPQLNQFVVLKVVP, from the coding sequence ATGATACAGGTAGTAAAGAGAGTTTTTTTGATCGTTTTGATATGTTGGTGTTGTTCTTCAAATACGAATGATGCAGTACCAGGGGCAGATGACAAACCTACACCAATACTTCCTGTAAATGAGCAAAACACAATCAGCGCTCTTGAGTATATTGATGAATCTGTACTTGCAGATCAGGAAATTAATGGTGTTCCTATCGGAGGCTTTTCGGGAATTGATTATCAAAATGGTAAGTGGTACATTATCTGTGATACTTCGACCCCGCCTATACGATATTATGAGGCAGATATAATCTATACCAAAGATGGATTTACATCGGTTGGGATTACCGCTATGGTAGAAATTAAAGATGATACAGGTACTCCTTTAACACAAGGAGTTGTTGATCCCGAAGCTATACGGTTTGATCCTGTTACCAAAACTATAGTATATACTAGTGAAGGCTCTATTACTAATGGTGTGGATCCGGCTTTGATCGAAATAGCCCCAGAAGGAAGCCAGATTAAAAGTTTTACATTACCAGATAACTTTAAAGTTAATACTGTAAATGACTTGTCAGGACCTAGGCATAATGGAGTCTTAGAAGGTCTTTCATTAGGTTTTGAGAATAAAGGATATTGGATTTCTTTTGAGCTACCTCTTATTGAAGACGGTCCAGAACCCACGACTACAGATACACAATCTCCCGTAAGAGTTACATATATAAACAAAACATCGGGTATTGCTGAACGGCAATTTGCCTATGAACTAGACCCTGTAGCACGTGAGGCCACACTAGGTACTACATTTGAAGTGAATGGTTTGGTAGAAATTCTAGAATACGACACTAACAAATTTCTAGCATTAGAGCGTTCTTTCTCAACGGGCTATATTGATGGCGGAAATACAGTAAAGATTTACAAGGTAGATGCTACAAACGCTACGAATACACTTTCTATAGATGCATTGACTGCTGTATCCTATACTACAGCGACAAAAACTTTGCTTTTTACTTTTGACAGCATTCGAAATCAACTTACTAATAACACTGTAGACAACCTTGAAGGTTTTTCGTTTGGACCAAAATTAAAAGATGGTAGTCGAACAATCGTCGTAATTTCTGATAATAATTTTAATTCCTTTTTTCCACAACTTAATCAATTCGTTGTTTTAAAAGTAGTGCCGTAG
- a CDS encoding T9SS type A sorting domain-containing protein, producing MKTILCSVAFCFITSMGFSQFQHTYGTEKSEMGRSLTQLQQVERGYLIAGYTSKNFIGSLEATLVKTDLSGNQIWSRVYGGQDYEYFNSVRQSTYFNPNNSTAYVAAGVTRSYGFGSGDAYLMGADTNGALVFSAVYGGQQYDAAHCVQNTREVTGKPGYILVGETRSYTAFPGTNVYVVKTDLQGNLTRATVIGGKGDQRGMWIEQTRDGGYIIAGSTTNYWCGVSTTLANPPTDLFVIKLKPDLTIEWNRILGYPNELDPTMGYRNVATCVKQDRNGNYVLTGYTNSFGINNSYDAFLLYLGGAGNFLGMKTYGTERTELGFSLEETIDGANNQLFTVVGQQAISSRKAMLFQTDAGGTLQWAREYGGDKQEGGMEMVTDNYDKGFAFTGYTTSFGAGATEIYLVETTDTGKTGTICEKEIGLKEIKHKPCIAKSAQQIFVDEYRRIEHPVIRVEYKEDLCKSKAGSKTEEPKSLEKDGLLYPNPVNNELTINIEKTSTITKVEVFNVQGKIVPQNAEIGQEGKIILSTESLQSGVYIVKLRTKNGETRVMKFFKE from the coding sequence ATGAAAACAATTTTATGTAGTGTGGCCTTTTGCTTTATTACAAGTATGGGCTTTTCACAATTTCAACACACGTACGGAACAGAAAAATCAGAAATGGGTAGATCTCTTACTCAGTTACAACAAGTCGAAAGGGGGTATTTGATAGCAGGGTATACTTCAAAAAACTTCATTGGTAGTCTGGAAGCTACCCTGGTCAAAACAGATCTTAGCGGTAATCAAATATGGTCTAGAGTTTACGGAGGTCAAGATTATGAGTATTTTAACTCGGTGAGACAATCCACTTATTTTAATCCCAACAATAGCACAGCTTATGTGGCTGCTGGAGTTACTCGTAGTTATGGTTTTGGGAGTGGAGACGCATATCTTATGGGAGCAGACACTAATGGTGCTCTCGTTTTTTCTGCTGTATATGGAGGGCAACAATATGATGCCGCTCACTGTGTGCAAAATACTAGAGAAGTAACAGGAAAACCCGGGTATATTCTTGTTGGTGAAACCAGAAGTTATACAGCATTTCCAGGAACCAATGTATATGTTGTTAAAACAGATTTACAAGGAAACCTAACAAGAGCTACAGTAATTGGAGGTAAGGGAGATCAACGAGGTATGTGGATAGAACAAACAAGAGATGGAGGGTATATTATTGCAGGATCTACTACCAATTACTGGTGCGGGGTTAGTACTACATTAGCCAACCCACCTACAGATCTTTTTGTGATAAAACTAAAACCTGATCTTACTATAGAGTGGAACAGAATATTAGGATACCCTAATGAATTAGATCCTACAATGGGATATAGAAATGTAGCCACTTGCGTGAAACAAGATAGAAATGGTAATTACGTTCTTACGGGGTATACCAATAGTTTTGGGATTAATAATTCTTATGATGCATTTTTATTATATCTGGGCGGAGCAGGTAACTTTTTAGGAATGAAGACATACGGAACGGAGAGAACAGAACTTGGGTTTAGTTTAGAAGAAACTATTGATGGAGCAAATAACCAGTTATTTACAGTAGTTGGTCAACAAGCTATTTCATCACGTAAAGCTATGCTGTTTCAAACAGATGCTGGTGGTACTTTACAATGGGCACGTGAATATGGAGGAGATAAACAAGAAGGAGGGATGGAAATGGTAACCGATAATTATGATAAAGGATTTGCCTTTACAGGATATACCACTTCTTTTGGAGCAGGGGCTACAGAGATTTATCTTGTAGAGACTACAGATACCGGTAAGACTGGTACAATTTGTGAAAAAGAAATAGGCTTGAAAGAAATAAAGCATAAGCCTTGTATTGCCAAAAGTGCGCAACAAATTTTTGTAGATGAATATAGAAGAATAGAACACCCTGTAATTAGAGTAGAATATAAAGAAGATCTCTGTAAAAGTAAAGCAGGTTCTAAAACTGAAGAACCAAAATCTTTAGAAAAAGATGGATTACTATATCCTAATCCTGTAAATAATGAGCTTACCATAAATATCGAAAAAACATCTACAATCACAAAGGTTGAGGTTTTTAATGTGCAAGGTAAGATAGTTCCTCAAAATGCAGAAATAGGTCAAGAAGGAAAAATAATACTATCTACAGAAAGTTTACAATCAGGAGTGTACATAGTTAAACTAAGAACTAAAAACGGAGAAACTCGTGTAATGAAGTTCTTTAAAGAGTAG